One Deefgea tanakiae genomic region harbors:
- the lysA gene encoding diaminopimelate decarboxylase: MKPLNAAQTIAIAQQFGTPVWTYDAATIRARIAQLKMFDTIRFAQKANSNIHILKLMREQGVKVDSVSLGEIERAIAAGFATGADADDIVFTADLLDRATLARVVELDIQVNCGSPQMLEQLGEAHPGHRVWLRVNPGFGHGHSQKTNTGGEQSKHGIWHEQIPEALALIEKYNLDLVGLHMHIGSGVDYSHLQEVCAAMVAQVKQSGRDIRAISAGGGLSIPYRLGGEAIDTAHYFNLWDAARNEIAAHLGHAVHLEIEPGRFLVAESGKLIAEVRAKKDVGNNHFVLVDAGFSDLMRPAMYGSYHEISLLRADGSEAGGETRPTVLAGPLCESGDVFTQEEGGVVTPRDLAAAEIGDFVVLHDTGAYGASMSSNYNTRPLIAEVLLDGEAIQQIRRRQTIAELLALEL, translated from the coding sequence GTGAAGCCACTTAACGCAGCGCAAACCATTGCCATCGCCCAGCAGTTTGGCACCCCAGTTTGGACTTACGACGCAGCCACAATTCGCGCGCGCATTGCTCAGCTCAAAATGTTCGACACGATTCGTTTTGCGCAAAAAGCCAACTCCAACATTCACATTCTCAAATTGATGCGCGAGCAAGGCGTGAAAGTCGATTCAGTCTCGCTCGGTGAAATCGAACGCGCAATTGCCGCGGGTTTTGCGACGGGCGCTGACGCAGATGACATCGTATTTACCGCCGACTTACTTGATCGTGCGACTTTAGCGCGGGTCGTCGAGCTCGATATCCAAGTCAACTGCGGCAGTCCACAAATGCTAGAGCAATTGGGTGAAGCACATCCTGGACACCGCGTTTGGTTGCGCGTGAATCCAGGTTTTGGTCACGGCCACAGCCAAAAAACCAATACTGGCGGCGAGCAAAGCAAGCATGGGATTTGGCACGAACAAATCCCAGAGGCATTGGCGTTGATTGAAAAATACAATCTCGATCTGGTTGGCCTGCACATGCACATCGGTTCGGGCGTGGATTACAGCCATTTGCAAGAAGTCTGTGCGGCGATGGTGGCGCAAGTCAAACAATCGGGGCGTGATATTCGGGCAATTTCAGCGGGAGGCGGTTTGTCGATTCCTTACCGCCTTGGTGGTGAAGCCATCGACACAGCGCATTACTTCAATCTGTGGGATGCGGCACGCAATGAAATCGCAGCTCATCTGGGCCATGCTGTTCACCTTGAAATCGAGCCAGGCCGTTTCCTCGTTGCAGAAAGCGGCAAATTAATTGCTGAAGTTCGTGCCAAGAAAGACGTTGGCAACAATCATTTCGTCTTGGTCGACGCCGGTTTTTCTGATTTGATGCGCCCAGCGATGTACGGCAGTTACCACGAAATCAGTCTGCTTCGTGCGGATGGCTCAGAGGCTGGCGGAGAAACCCGCCCTACCGTGTTGGCTGGACCACTGTGCGAATCTGGCGACGTCTTTACACAAGAAGAAGGCGGCGTGGTAACACCACGCGATTTAGCCGCTGCCGAGATCGGCGATTTTGTCGTGCTGCATGATACGGGGGCCTACGGAGCCAGCATGTCGAGCAACTACAATACGCGCCCGCTGATTGCCGAAGTATTACTTGATGGCGAAGCAATCCAACAGATTCGTCGTCGCCAAACGATAGCCGAATTGTTAGCGCTTGAGTTGTAA
- a CDS encoding ArgP/LysG family DNA-binding transcriptional regulator: MFDYKLLEALDMILRCGSFDAAAKRLHLTPSAISQRIRQLEERHGEVLLRRENPLRATATGEKLLAHVRQVRLLENDFAQDNEVASATLTTLRVGITADSLAIGLIAALAPNLMQAKLLLECVIDDEAYTLDLLRSGEVLGCISTQPLSVAGCGSIPLGQLPYIGVANTEFIAQYFVDGINAATLAAAPAAVYGRKESLHRRMLREQFSLLEEQYPCFVIPESHALYAAAQAGLAYAVVPWAQAQADIAAGRMKALSALSASVPLYWHHWARQTRPAVLLTQAIAQFAAAHFNSD, from the coding sequence ATGTTTGATTACAAACTACTTGAAGCACTGGATATGATTTTGCGCTGTGGCAGCTTTGATGCGGCGGCCAAACGCTTGCATTTGACGCCATCGGCGATTTCGCAACGGATTCGCCAATTAGAAGAGCGTCACGGTGAGGTTTTGCTACGGCGGGAAAATCCGCTGCGCGCAACGGCCACCGGGGAGAAATTACTCGCCCATGTACGGCAAGTGCGTTTATTGGAAAACGATTTTGCGCAAGACAATGAAGTTGCATCAGCGACTTTGACGACTTTGCGGGTAGGGATTACCGCGGATAGTTTGGCGATTGGGCTGATTGCGGCGCTAGCGCCCAATTTAATGCAGGCCAAATTATTACTCGAATGCGTGATTGATGACGAAGCGTATACGCTCGATTTATTGCGCTCGGGTGAGGTGCTTGGGTGTATTAGTACGCAGCCATTGTCAGTTGCTGGCTGCGGTTCGATACCTTTGGGTCAATTGCCATATATTGGCGTGGCGAATACTGAATTCATTGCGCAGTATTTTGTCGACGGCATCAACGCCGCCACTTTGGCGGCAGCACCGGCAGCGGTCTACGGCCGCAAAGAAAGTTTGCATCGCCGAATGCTGCGGGAGCAGTTTTCTTTGCTCGAAGAGCAATATCCGTGTTTTGTGATACCTGAAAGTCACGCTCTGTATGCGGCGGCGCAGGCGGGTTTGGCCTATGCCGTTGTGCCTTGGGCGCAAGCGCAGGCGGATATTGCGGCGGGGCGGATGAAAGCATTGAGCGCATTAAGCGCTAGCGTGCCGCTGTATTGGCATCATTGGGCACGGCAAACGCGGCCGGCGGTGCTGCTCACGCAAGCCATAGCCCAGTTTGCTGCTGCGCATTTTAATTCTGATTGA
- a CDS encoding pilus assembly PilX family protein — translation MQSTSCKHRSISYQRGVAALIVTIMLGLIATLGAFYAQRSSDLTQKSSSNSYQNVAALQAAESGADAFIQLIQADLATLATAAPPPATQPATNILVKTWGAGGATTSCALSGGTLNVPYEFKASLKGTDPKEFDSAKYVQNIVAPVATISGVAQGIGWRAQAKIANGYLYIKSEGCVGNTGTVGDGNVCADTSLATAVVRRSIKMNGSIAPSNNALTIRKHIDTRTTLNISKKSTSVAPACGVMYGDGGAGGTCNPATDAKGCLSLLAFPSFTDVGKKAELDATVMALNDENYFKSFSGNLSTAEFKAMSGTPVTNCTQAAAVPASQKFIWWEGNLSAVCTFPVGKFIVINGDVTSPMTAQGESFVYVTGNVYQNGAMTIEGSAAVAGIWDVGPLGVDPAISGHPGLNGKTDALGALAHTHTSAGSLTISYVKTSFDLPTSSVTTTTGSWIDF, via the coding sequence ATGCAATCGACATCTTGCAAGCACAGATCAATATCCTACCAACGTGGTGTAGCCGCCCTGATTGTCACGATTATGCTGGGTTTAATTGCGACTTTGGGTGCTTTTTATGCGCAGCGCAGTAGCGACTTGACACAAAAATCATCAAGCAACTCCTATCAAAACGTAGCTGCACTGCAAGCCGCTGAGTCAGGCGCTGATGCCTTCATCCAACTGATACAGGCTGATTTAGCGACCTTAGCAACAGCCGCCCCCCCACCAGCCACACAACCTGCTACTAACATTTTAGTTAAAACATGGGGGGCAGGTGGTGCAACAACGAGCTGCGCACTGAGCGGAGGTACATTGAACGTACCTTATGAATTCAAAGCGAGCCTGAAAGGAACAGACCCGAAAGAGTTTGATTCTGCAAAATACGTACAAAACATTGTCGCGCCCGTTGCAACAATCTCTGGCGTAGCACAGGGGATAGGCTGGCGTGCTCAGGCTAAAATTGCCAACGGCTATCTTTATATTAAATCGGAAGGTTGTGTGGGTAACACAGGAACCGTGGGGGACGGCAATGTTTGCGCAGATACATCGCTAGCAACAGCAGTAGTTCGCCGCAGCATTAAAATGAATGGCTCGATTGCTCCGAGCAACAATGCATTAACGATACGCAAGCATATTGATACCCGCACAACTTTAAACATCAGCAAAAAATCCACATCAGTAGCACCAGCTTGCGGTGTAATGTATGGCGACGGCGGCGCTGGAGGAACTTGCAACCCAGCAACTGATGCTAAAGGCTGCCTAAGCTTATTGGCGTTTCCATCATTTACTGATGTTGGGAAAAAAGCTGAATTAGATGCAACAGTAATGGCATTAAATGATGAAAATTACTTCAAATCTTTCTCTGGAAATTTATCCACAGCTGAATTTAAAGCAATGAGTGGTACACCAGTAACTAATTGCACTCAAGCGGCGGCAGTTCCTGCGTCACAAAAGTTTATTTGGTGGGAGGGCAACCTTAGTGCTGTTTGTACATTTCCAGTTGGCAAATTTATTGTCATAAATGGCGACGTAACCAGCCCGATGACCGCACAAGGGGAATCGTTTGTATATGTTACGGGCAATGTCTATCAAAACGGGGCTATGACCATCGAAGGCTCAGCAGCCGTCGCAGGTATATGGGATGTGGGTCCCTTAGGCGTAGACCCGGCTATTTCGGGACACCCTGGTCTAAATGGCAAAACCGATGCACTTGGTGCTCTTGCGCATACGCATACCTCAGCAGGCTCGCTCACCATTAGCTATGTCAAAACCAGCTTCGACCTCCCTACGAGCAGCGTAACCACCACCACTGGCTCATGGATTGACTTTTAA
- a CDS encoding PilW family protein: MSIKSIKRQTGISLIEILVSTAVGLLLLSAAASVAISSLSSNKNSLINGKAAEDLQTMMNTITRDVRRAGYNFNAELGTETDNQRFRKIWFFNETATGSGQFKCMVFRYDRYPESSNLVQPGNGTVDTGDVRGLRLNANQLETLITTTTVVPTTCPTTGWAAISSSANLKLSGTSALTFEPKQVMLMDGSFVVDSLIITLTGNAANANPITISETIQLRNRPIKQ, from the coding sequence ATGTCCATAAAATCAATTAAGCGTCAGACTGGTATCTCTCTGATTGAGATTCTCGTTTCTACTGCTGTTGGCCTGTTATTACTTTCCGCAGCTGCATCTGTTGCTATTTCAAGTTTATCCAGCAACAAAAATAGTCTTATCAATGGCAAAGCTGCTGAAGACTTGCAAACCATGATGAATACCATTACTAGGGACGTGCGCAGAGCTGGATATAATTTTAACGCCGAACTGGGTACAGAAACCGACAATCAACGTTTTCGCAAAATTTGGTTCTTTAACGAAACAGCCACTGGTAGCGGTCAATTCAAATGCATGGTATTTCGATATGATCGCTATCCAGAAAGTAGCAACCTAGTTCAACCAGGAAATGGCACTGTCGACACAGGCGATGTCCGTGGCTTGCGTCTGAATGCAAACCAGCTTGAAACCTTGATCACGACCACAACCGTAGTACCAACAACGTGCCCAACTACGGGCTGGGCAGCCATTTCAAGTAGCGCAAATTTAAAACTATCCGGTACTAGCGCCCTCACGTTTGAACCCAAACAAGTCATGCTGATGGATGGTAGTTTTGTGGTCGATAGTCTCATCATCACCTTAACGGGTAACGCGGCGAACGCGAATCCAATCACTATCAGTGAAACGATTCAGTTACGTAATCGCCCCATAAAACAGTAA
- a CDS encoding GspH/FimT family pseudopilin, translating to MPARSLGFTLIELMITIVILGVALAIAVPDLMRFVNQSRVKGVAENFAQDLVFARTEAVRLGKPVRLNVASTCYGITSENTPCDCTKTNPSDTLFCKLKRDGDWRNITLNRGTHFDGIVFDGIRGLPNDSSMAILTGTQTAEISQNDIGAVNVSMSVTGSVCISSPASKKIAGYPNAC from the coding sequence ATGCCTGCTCGTTCCCTTGGTTTTACCCTCATTGAGCTGATGATTACCATCGTGATTTTGGGGGTTGCGCTCGCAATTGCGGTGCCGGATTTAATGCGTTTTGTAAATCAAAGTCGAGTCAAAGGTGTGGCCGAAAATTTTGCGCAAGATTTGGTTTTTGCGCGCACTGAAGCGGTTCGCCTAGGAAAACCAGTACGCCTCAATGTGGCGAGTACTTGTTATGGCATCACCAGTGAAAATACCCCTTGTGACTGCACCAAGACCAACCCTAGCGACACCCTATTTTGCAAACTCAAACGCGATGGCGATTGGCGTAATATCACCCTCAATAGAGGAACACACTTTGATGGTATCGTTTTCGATGGCATCCGCGGTTTACCAAATGATTCATCGATGGCCATCCTAACTGGGACACAAACCGCAGAGATCAGTCAAAATGATATTGGCGCAGTCAACGTGTCGATGTCGGTCACCGGCAGCGTATGCATTAGCTCACCTGCGAGCAAAAAAATAGCGGGGTATCCTAATGCATGCTAA
- a CDS encoding GspH/FimT family pseudopilin, with protein MKQPSPKHTHGFTLIELLITIAILGIVLAIAVPNFSQWYQRKQLEGIANEFLSLVNYARNDAIKRNKITYLFTERTADNDWNLRATTTNPCTAGTTTCEIRSLDAALNTKIKVKAISTAFLAGPTKINPIDNLFKFDSGTTAQSITFGTGQYQLQANITTTGVASLCTPSTQPAMPGFNTCP; from the coding sequence ATGAAACAGCCATCGCCAAAACACACCCACGGCTTTACGCTGATTGAACTATTAATCACCATCGCAATTCTTGGCATTGTATTAGCGATTGCGGTTCCTAATTTTTCGCAGTGGTATCAACGCAAACAGCTAGAAGGCATCGCGAATGAATTTCTTTCATTAGTGAATTACGCACGCAATGATGCGATTAAGCGAAATAAAATAACTTATCTTTTTACAGAAAGAACTGCTGATAATGATTGGAACTTAAGAGCAACAACGACAAACCCATGCACAGCAGGAACTACAACATGCGAAATTCGTAGCTTAGATGCTGCGCTTAATACAAAAATTAAAGTAAAAGCCATCAGTACAGCATTTCTCGCAGGTCCTACAAAAATAAATCCGATCGACAATTTATTTAAATTTGATAGTGGAACAACGGCTCAATCGATTACTTTTGGGACTGGGCAATATCAACTTCAAGCTAATATCACCACGACGGGTGTAGCCAGCCTATGCACACCTTCCACTCAACCTGCGATGCCAGGGTTTAATACATGTCCATAA
- the gltS gene encoding sodium/glutamate symporter produces the protein MITIGGYGTLVAASLVLLFGRVLVEKTAPLKAFTIPEPVAGGLVVALLMLLAQQVAGFTVKFDTSLQTPLMLAFFATIGLSANLASLKAGGSVMIKFLGVVLGLLIMQNVIGISLAKLLGLEGHLGLLAGSITLSGGHGTGAAWSSVFSERFGIQGATELAMACATFGLVLGGLIGGPVAKFLMRKVNAPGASHNQDQAPTGFEEPQATRLITVNSFIESLALIALSLAGGQMLSETLAGSAFELPTFVCVLFIGVLLRNVLGGLGWYQVFEREISVLGNVSLALFLAMALMTLRLWELAHLALPILLILSVQAVAMAAYAIFVTFRVMGKNYDAVVLAAGHCGFGLGATPTAIANMQAVTHRFGPSHLAFIVVPMVGAFFIDIANAIVIKLFMALPIY, from the coding sequence ATGATTACTATCGGCGGATACGGCACGCTTGTCGCGGCCTCACTCGTGCTACTTTTTGGCCGCGTGCTGGTCGAAAAAACAGCACCACTCAAAGCATTTACTATTCCAGAACCCGTTGCCGGCGGTTTGGTGGTGGCCTTACTCATGTTGCTCGCACAGCAAGTCGCTGGCTTCACCGTAAAATTTGATACCTCATTGCAAACACCATTGATGCTGGCCTTCTTTGCCACCATTGGTCTATCGGCTAATCTGGCTAGCCTAAAAGCGGGTGGCAGTGTAATGATCAAATTTCTTGGCGTTGTGCTAGGGCTTTTGATCATGCAAAACGTCATCGGGATTAGTTTAGCCAAACTACTTGGACTCGAAGGCCATCTAGGCTTGCTAGCGGGTTCAATTACCTTATCAGGCGGTCACGGTACGGGCGCGGCGTGGAGTAGCGTATTTAGCGAACGCTTTGGCATTCAAGGCGCAACCGAGCTGGCAATGGCCTGTGCCACTTTCGGTCTGGTGCTCGGCGGCTTAATTGGCGGCCCCGTGGCTAAATTTTTAATGCGCAAAGTAAACGCCCCCGGTGCCTCTCACAATCAAGATCAAGCACCAACGGGATTTGAAGAGCCACAAGCAACGCGCCTAATTACCGTTAATTCATTTATTGAGTCGCTAGCCTTAATTGCTCTAAGCTTAGCTGGTGGTCAAATGCTGTCTGAGACCCTAGCAGGCAGCGCATTTGAGCTACCTACCTTTGTCTGCGTACTCTTCATTGGCGTTTTACTGCGCAATGTTCTAGGGGGCTTAGGCTGGTATCAAGTATTTGAACGTGAAATCTCAGTGCTGGGTAATGTTAGCTTGGCACTATTTCTGGCAATGGCTTTAATGACTTTACGTCTGTGGGAATTGGCGCACTTGGCCCTACCAATTTTACTCATTCTGAGCGTACAAGCTGTTGCGATGGCTGCTTACGCCATCTTTGTGACCTTCCGCGTGATGGGCAAAAACTACGATGCCGTCGTGCTTGCGGCCGGTCATTGCGGCTTTGGCCTTGGCGCAACACCAACAGCGATTGCCAATATGCAAGCGGTGACCCATCGTTTTGGCCCATCGCACTTGGCCTTTATTGTGGTGCCTATGGTCGGCGCATTCTTTATCGATATCGCCAACGCCATCGTCATCAAACTATTTATGGCATTGCCGATTTATTAA
- a CDS encoding PilW family protein, with the protein MHANYSNKKTAIPNQQGFTLIEVLVAMALGLIIIGGAFSYFLSTLKTSKAMLSQSKLQQEIRASADLMQRDLRRAGYKPNGSTANVGTIYLGKTDAALSANNCVLYSYVNEQNVLRVSGFLLHNNKLYMYTQSGTATNDCPSSADTNTAWSPMTLGSNNKITLFNPTIDDNGSRPLLRLAIKGELSHDAQAVFELSQQITLHNAPATGSAI; encoded by the coding sequence ATGCATGCTAATTATTCTAATAAAAAGACAGCAATACCCAACCAACAAGGTTTTACACTGATTGAAGTATTGGTCGCAATGGCTTTAGGGCTGATTATTATCGGTGGGGCTTTTTCGTACTTTCTCAGCACACTCAAAACCAGCAAAGCCATGCTGTCACAAAGTAAATTGCAACAAGAAATTCGCGCCAGCGCCGATTTAATGCAAAGAGACTTACGCCGCGCGGGGTATAAACCCAATGGCAGCACAGCAAATGTGGGCACGATTTATTTAGGTAAAACCGATGCCGCACTTAGCGCGAACAACTGTGTGTTATATAGCTATGTCAACGAGCAAAATGTACTTCGGGTGAGTGGTTTTTTATTACATAACAATAAACTCTATATGTACACCCAATCGGGTACAGCCACGAATGACTGCCCAAGCTCAGCCGATACCAACACAGCTTGGTCGCCAATGACTTTAGGTAGCAATAATAAAATTACGCTATTTAATCCAACCATTGATGACAACGGTAGTCGACCACTATTACGCCTCGCGATAAAAGGCGAGCTGAGTCATGATGCCCAAGCCGTTTTTGAACTTTCACAACAAATCACCCTACACAATGCCCCTGCCACTGGCAGTGCAATCTAA
- a CDS encoding pyridoxine 5'-phosphate synthase: protein MTILSININKIALLRNSRGRNYPDVRAFAERCLDLGAGGITLHPRPDQRHARYSDVTELGALCESRGVELNVEGYPTPEFLDVVKANRPAQCTLVPDAPDQVTSDHGWDLQKDGDFLRPILAELKALGIRTSLFIDYDTQDMALAKALGADRVELYTEPYAEHFATPQGEAIFAGFIAAAQRAQDAGLEVNAGHDLNLQNLAKFLTIPNIVEVSIGHAVIVECLESGITDVLRQYVEICRPKISN from the coding sequence ATGACCATACTGTCGATTAATATCAATAAAATTGCCTTACTGCGCAATTCTCGTGGCCGCAATTACCCCGATGTACGCGCTTTTGCTGAGCGTTGCCTCGATTTGGGTGCGGGCGGCATCACGCTGCACCCACGCCCCGACCAACGTCACGCAAGATATTCGGATGTCACCGAGCTGGGCGCATTGTGTGAGTCACGCGGTGTTGAGCTCAATGTTGAAGGCTACCCAACGCCTGAATTTTTAGACGTCGTCAAAGCCAATCGCCCTGCACAATGCACGCTCGTGCCGGATGCGCCCGATCAAGTGACATCTGATCACGGCTGGGATTTACAAAAAGACGGCGATTTTTTACGCCCGATTTTGGCCGAACTCAAAGCCCTTGGTATTCGAACTAGCTTATTTATCGATTACGACACACAAGACATGGCACTGGCCAAAGCACTCGGCGCCGACCGAGTCGAGCTGTATACCGAGCCGTATGCCGAGCACTTTGCAACGCCACAAGGCGAAGCGATTTTTGCTGGCTTTATCGCCGCAGCCCAACGCGCCCAAGACGCAGGTTTGGAAGTGAACGCTGGGCATGATCTGAATCTGCAAAATTTGGCGAAATTTTTAACCATTCCGAATATTGTCGAAGTCTCCATCGGCCATGCGGTGATTGTGGAATGCCTTGAATCAGGCATCACTGATGTCCTACGCCAATACGTAGAAATCTGCCGACCAAAAATATCAAATTAA
- a CDS encoding type IV pilus modification PilV family protein gives MNKHSGFSLIEILISVILLGVTALGLAKFNAIQTLGTTVAKDQQYATRLAEGLLEEVKQSARIRQAPVSPLNGVALSTVSGTEFTGSKSNSTSTFNVNVKYSVAPDWIDDAATTDDTIAFKAQVHVNWVSADGKTQNVVLVNDINYVKSADTAAPAMPSSVCRWDNAQALYPQGSWTIKGTEVFFCYKAGGCAKGAHNHPNAKPDEWKAMTGNPTPAQGGVCNPPNPDGSPRP, from the coding sequence ATGAATAAGCATTCTGGATTTAGCCTGATTGAAATCTTGATTTCGGTGATTTTGTTAGGCGTCACGGCGTTGGGATTAGCCAAGTTCAATGCAATCCAAACCCTTGGCACTACCGTTGCCAAGGACCAACAATATGCAACACGTCTTGCGGAAGGTCTGCTTGAGGAAGTTAAACAATCAGCGCGGATTCGCCAAGCCCCCGTTAGTCCATTAAACGGAGTGGCATTAAGCACCGTGAGCGGGACTGAATTTACAGGAAGCAAGTCCAACAGTACTTCAACATTTAACGTCAACGTAAAATATAGCGTAGCACCAGACTGGATTGATGATGCCGCCACAACAGATGATACGATTGCATTTAAAGCTCAAGTGCATGTCAATTGGGTCAGTGCAGACGGGAAAACTCAAAATGTAGTACTTGTGAACGATATCAATTATGTTAAGTCAGCGGATACAGCTGCGCCTGCAATGCCAAGCTCTGTATGTCGTTGGGATAACGCCCAAGCACTTTACCCACAAGGCTCATGGACGATTAAAGGGACTGAAGTTTTCTTCTGCTACAAAGCAGGCGGTTGCGCTAAAGGCGCTCACAACCATCCGAATGCCAAACCAGACGAATGGAAAGCAATGACAGGCAACCCCACTCCGGCCCAAGGGGGAGTCTGCAACCCACCAAATCCTGATGGCTCGCCTAGACCATAA
- a CDS encoding type IV pilin protein — protein MNRKQTGFTLIEMMIVVAIIGILAAIAIPNYQDYVRKSRRTDGVTAISTVQQAQEKWRANNVSYSENFGTAGLNLVTTGGATVTTFPSSENFYDLVVTTGTATGTGYTLVATAKGKQTSDTNCQKLILTVTNGNAVRTSQNASGTTATSGCW, from the coding sequence ATGAACCGCAAGCAAACCGGCTTTACCCTCATTGAAATGATGATCGTCGTCGCCATCATTGGCATCTTGGCTGCGATTGCGATACCAAACTATCAAGACTATGTGCGAAAAAGCCGACGCACTGATGGAGTAACAGCAATTTCAACTGTGCAACAAGCCCAAGAGAAATGGCGTGCGAATAACGTAAGTTACAGTGAGAATTTTGGAACTGCAGGCTTAAATTTAGTAACCACGGGAGGGGCAACAGTTACGACGTTTCCAAGCTCCGAAAATTTTTATGATTTGGTGGTTACTACTGGCACGGCAACTGGAACTGGCTACACTCTAGTCGCAACAGCAAAAGGCAAACAAACTTCGGACACTAACTGTCAAAAATTAATTTTGACAGTTACCAATGGTAATGCTGTACGCACATCCCAAAACGCCTCAGGCACAACTGCGACTTCCGGATGCTGGTAA
- a CDS encoding L-threonylcarbamoyladenylate synthase, whose translation MSNTTSIPDLSQALTLLRAGELVGIPTETVYGLAADASQPAAVAKIFAAKGRPNDHPVIVHIAGVEQLTDWAQNIPDSAYQLAEAFWPGPLTLILERQAHVSDSVTGGQNTVGLRAPAHPITHELLRQFGGGLAAPSANQFGHVSPTTAEHVRHEFTDDQLKLILDGGACHVGVESTIVSLVGGVAKLLRPGGISRAAIETVLGTAIEHHTDQASAQQRVSGLLDSHYAPRTPLLLGSLSALLQVASREHSNGKKVVLLTQEENTTIAYPQHKMPNNPTAYAQEIYATLRRLDQEQFDLLLLETPPQGAEWLAIHDRINRAAQQKLN comes from the coding sequence ATGTCCAACACCACTTCGATCCCCGACCTTAGCCAAGCCCTCACACTATTGCGTGCCGGTGAACTAGTCGGCATCCCTACCGAAACTGTGTATGGACTCGCTGCCGATGCCAGCCAACCCGCAGCTGTAGCCAAAATATTCGCCGCCAAAGGCCGCCCTAATGATCATCCGGTGATCGTGCACATCGCGGGTGTTGAGCAGCTAACAGACTGGGCACAAAACATCCCCGATTCAGCCTATCAGCTCGCCGAAGCATTTTGGCCAGGCCCGCTCACGCTGATTTTGGAGCGACAAGCCCATGTTAGCGATTCGGTAACTGGCGGACAAAATACTGTCGGCCTGCGCGCGCCAGCACACCCGATCACGCATGAGTTGTTGCGCCAATTTGGTGGCGGCCTAGCGGCCCCCAGCGCGAACCAATTCGGCCACGTTAGCCCTACGACGGCAGAGCATGTTCGCCACGAATTTACGGATGATCAACTAAAACTCATTTTAGATGGCGGCGCCTGCCACGTTGGCGTTGAATCAACGATTGTTAGTTTGGTCGGCGGCGTTGCCAAGCTCTTACGCCCTGGCGGCATTTCACGTGCCGCGATTGAAACAGTGCTCGGCACCGCAATTGAGCATCACACCGACCAAGCCAGTGCCCAGCAGCGCGTATCAGGATTGCTTGATTCGCACTACGCACCTCGTACACCATTGCTGCTCGGTTCTCTGTCAGCGCTGTTACAAGTGGCCAGCCGAGAGCATTCAAATGGCAAAAAAGTGGTATTACTCACACAAGAGGAAAATACAACGATTGCATATCCGCAGCACAAAATGCCCAATAACCCAACCGCCTACGCCCAAGAAATTTACGCAACTTTACGTCGACTAGACCAAGAGCAATTTGATCTCTTACTCCTAGAAACACCGCCGCAAGGCGCGGAATGGCTCGCAATTCATGATCGAATCAATCGTGCAGCGCAGCAAAAACTAAATTAA